The DNA sequence AGACGACCCCATGGACGTCAACGTGGTCACCGTATCGGTCAACGAGACTGACCCCAAGAGTATCATCACCCACGTGTGCGACCTGATGTCTGGGACCAAGATCCACGGGGTGGTGTTCGGAGACGGGACGGACCAGGAGGCCATCGCTCAGATATTGGATTTTATTTCCTCCCAGACACTGATCCCCATCCTGGGCATCCACGGGGGATCCTCCATGATCATGGCTGAtaaggtgaggagggagggagggaggagggagatcctctatggtcatggctgatgaggtgatgaggtgatgaggagggagatcctctatggtcatggctgatgaggtgaggagggagatcctctatggtcatggctgatgaggtgaggagggagatcctctatggtcatggctgatgaggtgaggagggagggaggagggagatcctctatggtcatggctgatgaggtgaggagggagatcctctatggtcatggctgatgtggtgaggagggagggaggagggagatcctctatggtcatggctgatgaggtgaggagggagatcctctatggtcatggctgatgaggtgaggagggagatcctctatggtcatggctgatgaggtgaggagggaggaggagatcctctatagtcatggctgatgaggtgaggagggagatcctctatggtcatggctgatgaggtgaggagggagatcctctatggtcatggctgatgaggtgaggagggagatcctctatggtcatggctgatgaggtgaggagggagatcctctatggtcatggctgatgaggtgaggagggagggaggagggagatcctctatggtcatggctgatgaggtgaggagggagatcctctatggtcatggctgatgtggtgaggagggagggaggagggagatcctctatggtcatggctgatgaggtgaggagggagatcctctatggtcatggctgatgaggtgaggagggagatcctctatggtcatggctgatgaggtgaggagggagggaggagggagatcctctatggtcatggctgatgaggtgaggagggagatcctctatggtcatggctgatgaggtgaggagggagatcctctatggtcatggctgatgaggtgaggagggagatcctctatggtcatggctgatgaggtgaggagggagatcctctatggtcatggctgatgaggtgaggagggagatcctctatggtcatggctgatgaggtgaggagggagatcctctatggtcatggctgatgaggtgagaagggagatcctctatggtcatggctgatgaggtgaggagggagatcctctatggtcatggctgatgaggtgaggagggagggaccCAACTCTCTAACCTCGAGGCTACCTGCTGCACCCGAGGTGAGGGGGGatggggtggggagggagagggagaggggtggggagggagagggagaggggtggggagggatggggtgaggagggagggaggggtgaggagggagggggtggggagggagagggagaggggtggggagggagagggagaggggtggggagggagagggagaggggtggggagggagggggtgaggagggagagggagaggggtggggagggagggagggggtggggtggggagggagggagggagggggtgagggggagggagacgaTGGCTACGTGAAGTCATCTGCCTCGTTGTTTTTGCCTCTTGTGGGTGTTTTATTGTATCAGAATATGTGTGAAAACAGATTGTGTGTGTGGAGAAATTAGTAGATGAATGGATGGCTGAAATCGCAAAACGGGGTATCTGTTTGGTAAGGTTtaggtggggtatctgcttggtaagggttagggtggggtatctgcttggtaagggttagggtggggtatctgcttggtaaggtttagggtggggtatctgcttggtaaggtttagggtggggtatctgcttggtaagggttagggtggggtatctgcttggtaagggttaggggtggggtatctgcttggtaagggttagggtggggtgtctgcttggtaagggttagggtggggtatctgcttggtaagggttagcgtggggtatctgcttggtaagggttagggtggggtatctgcttggtaagggttaggATGGGGTGtctgcttggtaagggttagggtggggtgtctgcttggtaagggttagggtggggtatctgcttggtaagggttagggtggggtatctgcttggtaagggttagggggtggggtatctgcttggtaagggttaTGGGGTGgagtatctgcttggtaaggtttagggtggggtatctgcttggtaagggttagggggtggggtatctgcttggtaagggttagggggtggggtatctgcttggtaagggttagggtggggtatctgcttggtaaggtttagggtggggtatctatctataggagaaagagagagagattaatgtgaccagagagagagagaggttaatgtgaccagagagagagagagaggttaatgtgaccagagagagagagagaggttaatgtgaccagagagagagaggttaatttgaccagagagagagagaggttaatgtgaccagagagagagagaggttaatgtgaccagagagagagagagagaggttaatgtgaccagagagagagagagaggttaatgtgaccagagagagagagagaggttaatgtgaccagagagagagagaggttaatgtgaccagagaaagagagagaggttaatgtgaccagagaaagagagaggttaatgtgaccagagagagagagaggttaatgtgaccagagagagagagagaggttaatgtgaccagagagagagagaggttaatgtgaccagagaaagagagagaggttaatgtgaccagagaaagagagaggttaatgtgaccagagaaagagagagaggttaatgtgaccagagagagagagaggttaatgtgaccagagagagaggttaatgtgaccagagaaagagagagaggttaatgtgaccagagagagagagaggttaatgtgaccagagagagagagaggttaatgtgaccagagagagaggttaatgtgaccagagagagagagagaggttaatgtgaccagagagatagagaggttaatgtgaccagagagagagagaggttaatgtgaccagagagagagaggggttaatgtgaccagagagagagagagaggttaatgtgaccagagagagagagagaggttaatgtgaccagagagagagagagagaggttaatgtgaccagagagagagaggttaacgtgaccagagagagagagagaggttaatgtgaccagagagagagagagagaggttaatgtgaccagagagagagagagagaggttaatgtgaccagagagatagagaggttaatgtgaccagagagagagagaggttaatgtgaccagagagagagagaggttaatgtGACCAGGTAACTGAGTGCGTGGTGCTGACAGTTTTCTTCCAGTGTAAACAACAGAGTCCTCTTCACCTATACTCTGCTCAAGACCTCGGattatcctctgtctctctctctgtctctctttctctctctctctccctccctttctgtctctctctccctccctttctgtctctctctgtctctatctctctctctctctctctctctctctctctctctctctgtctctctctctgtctctctctctctctttctctctctccctccctttctgtctctctctctctttctctctctctccctccctttctgtctctctctttctctctctctctctccctttctctctctctctctctctctctctctctctctctctctctctctctctctctttctctctctctctccctccctttctgtctctctctctctttctctctctccctccctttctctctctctctctctctctctctctccctccctccctttctgtctctctctttctctctctctgtctctctctctctctctctctctctctctctctctctctctctctctctctctctctctctctctctctctctctctctctctctgttcagctGAACTCCTCTGTCTCCAGGTGGTCTCTAGTACTGACTGGTTCAGAGAGAGCtctcctcagacagacagagaagagtggCAACAAGATAAAAATTGACTTCAGAATCCACGTTGTGATAAACATAGATTTTTGACGGTTAAATGTAGGTTTTAATCCAGAGGCTGAGCTTTCTCCCGCAGATTCATGCACATTCATTGTGTGAATCGTGTTTTATCAATTCCCCCAGTACACGTCACCAGtagtaaatgtaccgttaatCCTCATCATTTGGTTTCATTCATGTCTGTTAAATGCAGGTATTATTTACAGTAAAGCAGTGCAGTAGTGTGGTAAagcagtgtagtagtgtagtaaagTAGTGTGGCTGTTAATAAATGCAGGTATTAATTACAGTAAagcagtgtagtagtgtagtaaagTAGTGTGGCTGTTCATAAATGCAGGTATTAATTACAGTAAagcagtgtagtagtgtagtaaagTAGTGTGGCTGTTAATACATGCAGGTATTAATTACAGTAAAGCAGTGCAGTAGTGTAGTAAAGTAGTGTGGTAAagcagtgtagtagtgtagtaaagTAGTTTGGCTGTTAATAAATGCAGGTATTAATTACAGTAAAGCAGTGCAGTAGTGTAGTAAAGTAGTGTGACTGTTAATAAATGCAGGTATTAATTACAGTAAagcagtgtagtagtgtagtaaagTAGTGTGGCTGTTAATAAATGCAGGTATTAATTACTGTAAAGCAGTGCAGTAGTGTAGTAAAGTAGTGTGGTAAagcagtgtagtagtgtagtaaagCGGTGTGGCTGTTAATAAATGCAGGTATGAATTACAGTAAagcagtgtagtagtgtagtaaagTAGTGTGGTAAagcagtgtagtagtgtagtaaagTAGTGTGGCTGTTAATAAATGCAGGTATTAATTACAGTAAAGTAGTGTAGTAAAGTAGTGTGGCTGTTAATAAATGCAGGTATTAATTACAGTAAagcagtgtagtagtgtagtaaagTAGTGTGGCTGTTCATAAATGCAGGTATTAATTACAGTAAagcagtgtagtagtgtagtaaagTAGTGTGGCTGTTAATACATGCAGGTATTAATTACAGTAAagcagtgtagtagtgtagtaaagTAGTGTGGCTGTTAATAAATGCAGGTATTAATTACAGTCATTTCACCGTTCTCATTCTCAGAGTGGAAACGTTGGTTTTGCAGAGTTCACAACCTGCTACAGTTTTGGTTCATTTCATAACCTATCGTTTTTTAGGAGATTTGTCAAGTGTTTTCATTGTCTGGTGTCTGTAGTGGCTCCGTGTGATAAACAAGCACGTCGTCTGTTTTCTCCTGATAACGTTGTGAAGGTTGTATAGAAGCACTTGGCCTGCTGTGCCGAAATGTAGAACAttattttcatttttaaaaactgtTTTTAACTCCAGATGGCATTTAGACATTTTTTTTTGAGTTTGAATTTAATTTTTGACTTATGAACACTTATTGATATTGttgtatttttctatttttcttaaaacagcgctgttggttaaggggctggtcatttcactgtgaggtctacacctgttggtttaGGGGCtgatcatttcactgtgaggtctacacctgttggtttaGGGGCtgatcatttcactgtgaggtctacacctgttggttaaggggctgatcatttcactgtgaggtctacacctgttggtttaGGGGCtgatcatttcactgtgaggtctacacctgttggttaaggggctggtcattttactgtgaggtctacacctgttggttaagggctggtcggtcagcatttcactgtgaggtctacacctgttggttaagggctggtcggtcagcatttcactgtgaggtctacacctgttggttaagggctggtcggtcagcatttcactgtgaggtctacacctgtttgtTTAGAGGCtgatcatttcactgtgaggtctacacctgttggttaagggctggtcagtctgcatttcactgtgaggtctacacctgttggttaaggggctggtcagtctgcatttcactgtgaggtctacacctgttggttaaggggtcggtcagcatttcactgtgaggtctacacctgttggttaaggggctggtcagtcagcatttcactgtgaggtctacacctgttggttaagggctggtcagtcagcatttcactgtgaggtctacacctgttggttaaggggctggtcagtctgcatttcactgtgaggtctacacctgttggttaaggggctggtcagtctgcatttcactgtgaggtctacacctgttggttaagggctggtcagtcagcatttcaccgtaatgtttatacctgttggttaaggggctggtcggtcagcatttcactgtgaggtctacacctgttggttaaggggctggtcagtcagcatttcactgtgaggtctacacctgttggttaagggctggtcggtcagcatttcaccgtaatgtttatacctgttggttaaggggctggtcagtcagcatttcaccttaatgtttatacctgttggttaaggggctggtcagtcagcatttcaccgtaatgtttatacctgttggttaagggctggtcggtcagcatttcactgtgaggtctacacctgttggttaaggggctggtcagtcagcatttcactgtgaggtctacacctgttggttaagggctggtcggtcagcatttcaccgtaatgtttatacctgttggttaagggctggtcagtcagcatttcaccgtaatgtttatacctgttggttaaggggctggtcagtcagcatttcaccgtaatgtttatacctgttggttaagggctggtcagtcagcatttcaccgtaatgtttatacctgttggttaaggggctggtcggtcagcatttcaccgtaatgtttatacctgttggttaaggggctggtcagtcagcatttcaccgtaatgtttatacctgttggttaaggggctggtcagtcagcatttcaccgtaatgtttatacctgttggttaaggggctggttggtcagcatttcaccgtaatgtttatacctgttggttaaggggctggtcagtcagcatttcaccgtaatgtttatacctgttggttaagggctggtcggtcagcatttcaccgtaatgtttatacctgttggttaaggggctggtcagtcagcatttcaccgtaatgtttatacctgttggttaaggggctggtcggtcagcatttcaccttaatgtttatacctgttggttaaggggctggtcagtcagcatttcaccgtaatgtttatacctgttggttaaggggctggtcggtcagcatttcaccttaatgtttatacctgttggttaaggggctggtcagtcagcatttcaccgtaatgtttatacctgttggttaaggggctggtcggtcagcatttcaccttaatgtttatacctgttggttaagggctggtcagtcagcatttcaccgtaatgtttatacctgttggttaaggggctggtcagtcagcatttcaccgtaatgtttatacctgttggttaaggggctggtcggtcagcatttcaccttaatgtttatacctgttggttaaggggctggtcagtcagcatttcaccgtaatgtttatacctgttggttaaggggctggtcggtcagcatttcaccgtaatgtttatacctgttggttaaggggctggtcggtcagcatttcaccttaatgtttatacctgttggttaaggggctggtcagtcagcatttcaccgtaatgtttatacctgttggttaaggggctggtcggtcagcatttcaccttaatgtttatacctgttggttaagggctggtcagtcagcatttcaccgtaatgtttatacctgttggttaagggctggtcggtcagcatttcaccgtaatgtttatacctgttggttaaggggctggtcggtcagcatttcaccgtaatgtttatacctgttggttaagggctggtcggtcagcatttcaccgtaatgtttatacctgttggttaaggggctggtcggtcagcatttcaccgtaatgtttatacctgttggttaaggggctggtcggtcagcatttcactgtgaggtctacacctgttggttaaggggctggtcggtcagcatttcactgtgaggtctacacctgttggttaaggggctggtcggtcagcatttcaccttaatgtttatacctgttggttaaggggctggtcggtcagcatttcaccgtaatgtttatacctgttggttaaggggctggttggtcagcatttcaccgtaatgtttatacctgttggttaaggggctggttggtcagcatttcaccgtaatgtttatacctgttggttaaggggctggtcagtcagcatttcaccgtaatgtttatacctgttggttaaggggctggtcagtcagcatttcaccgtaatgtttatacctgttggttaaggggctggtcagtcagcatttcaccgtaatgtttatacctgttggttaaggggctggttgGTCAGCATTTCACCTTAATGTttatacctgttggttaaggggctggtcagtcagcatttcaccgtaatgtttatacctgttggttaaggggctggtcggtcagcatttcaccgtaatgtttatacctgttggttaagggctggtcggtcagcatttcaccgtaatgtttatacctgttggttaaggggctggtcggtcagcatttcaccttaatgtttatacctgttggttaaggggctggtcggtcagcatttcaccgtaatgtttatacctgttggttaagggctggtcggtcagcatttcaccttaatgtttatacctgttggttaaggggctggttggtcagcatttcaccgtaatgtttatacctgttggttaagggctggtcagtcagcatttcaccttaatgtttatacctgttggttaaggggctggttgGTCAGCATTTCACCTTAATGTttatacctgttggttaagggctggtcggtcagcatttcaccttaatgtttatacctgttggttaaggggctggttgGTCAGCATTTCACCTTAATGTttatacctgttggttaagggctggtcagtcagcatttcaccttaatgtttatacctgttggttaaggggctggtcggtcagcatttcaccttaatgtttatacctgttggttaaggggctggttgGTCAGCATTTCACCTTAATGTttatacctgttggttaagggctggtcagtcagcatttcaccttaatgtttatacctgttggttaaggggctggttgGTCAGCATTTCACCTTAATGTttatacctgttggttaaggggctggtcggtcagcatttcaccttaatgtttatacctgttggttaagggctggtcggtcagcatttcaccttaatgtttatacctgttggttaaggggctggtcggtcagcatttcaccttaatgtttatacctgttggttaaggggctggtcggtcagcatttcaccgtaatgtttatacctgttggttaaggggctggttggtcagcatttcaccgtaatgtttatacctgttggttaaggggctggttgGTCAGCATTTCACCTTAATGTttatacctgttggttaaggggctggttggtcagcatttcaccgtaatgtttatacctgttggttaaggggctggtcggtcagcatttcaccttaatgtttatacctgttggttaaggggctggtcggtcagcatttcaccgtaatgtttatacctgttggttaaggggctggttggtcagcatttcaccgtaatgtttatacctgttggttaaggggctggtcggtcagcatttcaccgtaatgtttatacctgttggttaaggggctggtcagtcagcatttcaccgtaatgtttatacctgttggttaaggggctggtcggtcagcatttcaccgtaatgtttatacctgttggttaaggggctggtcggtcagcatttcaccgtaatgtttatacctgttggttaaggggctggtcggtcagcatttcactgtgaggtctactacacctgttggttaaggggctggttggtcagcatttcaccgtaatgtttatacctgttggttaaggggctggtcagtcagcatttcaccgtaatgtttatacctgttggttaaggggctggtcagtcagcatttcaccgtaatgtttatacctgttggttaaggggctggtcggtcagcatttcaccgtaatgtttatacctgttggttaagggctggtcggtcagcatttcaccgtaatgtttatacctgttggttaagggctggtcagtcagcatttcaccgtaatgtttatacctgttggttaagggctggtcggtcagcatttcaccgtaatgtttatacctgttggttaaggggctggtcggtcagcatttcaccgtaatgtttatacctgttgtatttggctcatgtgacgaatacaatttgatttgatttgatgtgttgcGCCACGAACAGTCTTCTGAAAACACGTTTTCCTGCTGAGGAGCCGCAGGAGGAATCACACTTAGAACGTTGTCCTCCTGCAGCGACCTACTGAGGAGCTACAGGATAAAATCCCTCTCAGAATGTTGTCCTCCTGCAGGGACCTACTGAGGAGCTACAGGATGAAATCCCTCTCAGAATGTTGTCCTCCTGCAGGGACCTACTGAGGAGCTACAGGATAAAATCCCTCTCAGTCCTCCTGCAGTGACCTACTGAGGAGCTACAGGATAAAATCCCTCTCAGTCCTCCTGCAGGGACCTACTGAGGAGCTACAGGATAAAATCCCTCTCAGTCCTCCTGCAGTGACCTACTGAGGAGCCACAGGATAAAATCCCTCTCAGAATGTTGTCCTCCTGCAGGGACCTACTGAGGAGCTACAGGATAAAATCCCTCTCAGTCCTCCTGCAGGGACCTACTGAAGAGCTACAGGATAAAATCCCTCTCAGTCCTCCTGCAGGACCTACTGAGGAGCTACAGGAGGAAATCCCTCTCAGTCCTCCTGCAGCGACCTACTGAGGAGCTACAGGATAAAATCCCTCTCAGAATGTTGTCCTCCTGCAGGGACCTACTGAAGAGCTACAGGATAAAATCCCTCTCAGAATGTTGTCCTCCTGCAGTGACCTACTGAAGAGCTACAGGATAAAATCCCTCTCAGAATGTTGTCCTCCTGCAGTGACCTACTGAAGAGCTACAGGATAAAATCCCTCTCAGAATGTTGTCCTCCTGCAGTGACCTACTGAAGAGCTACAGGATAAAATCCCTCTCAGAATGTTGTCCTCCTGCAGTGACCTACTGAGGAGCTACAGGATAAAATCCCTCTCAGAATGTTGTCCTCCTGCAGTGACCTACTGAAGAGCTACAGGATAAAATCCCTCTCAGAATGTTGTCCTCCTGCAGTGACCTACTGAAGAGCTACAGGATAAAATCCCTCTCAGAATGTTGTCCTCCTGCAGTGACCTACTGAGGAGCTACAGGATAAAATCCCTCTCAGTCCTCCTGCAGCGACCTACTGAAGAGCTACAGGAGGAAATCCCTCTCAGAATGTTGTCCTCCTGCAGGGACCTACTGAGGAGCTACAGGATAAAATCCTCTCAGTCCTCCTGCAGCGACCTACTGAGGAGCTACAGGATGAAATCCCTCTCAGAATGTTGTCCTCCTGCAGGGACCTACTGAGGAGCTACAGGATAAAATCCCTCTCAGAATGTTGTCCTCCTGCAGTGACCTACTGAGGAGCTACAGGATAAAATCCCTCTCAGTCCTCCTGCAGCGACCTACTGAGGAGCTACAGGATAAAATCCCTCTCAGTCCTCCTGCAGCGACCTACTGAGGAGCTACAGGATAAAATCCCTCTCAGAATGTTGTCCTCCTGCAGGGACCTACTGAAGAGCTACAGGATAAAATCCCTCTCAGAATGTTGTCCTCCTGCAGGGACCTACTGAAGAGCTACAGGAGGAAATCCCCCTCAGAATGTTG is a window from the Oncorhynchus keta strain PuntledgeMale-10-30-2019 unplaced genomic scaffold, Oket_V2 Un_contig_6356_pilon_pilon, whole genome shotgun sequence genome containing:
- the LOC127925851 gene encoding glutamate receptor ionotropic, NMDA 2A-like — its product is MKCLNMSVGRGLTLAFPALLCSLVTLVTLVVEVEGQKVPILNIAVILGRTRYISDRDIRALWSKDDPMDVNVVTVSVNETDPKSIITHVCDLMSGTKIHGVVFGDGTDQEAIAQILDFISSQTLIPILGIHGGSSMIMADKWLRVINKHVVCFLLITL